One Halarcobacter ebronensis genomic window carries:
- a CDS encoding LytR/AlgR family response regulator transcription factor produces the protein MKVLIVDDEKLALSRLKRLLNEENILDICECNSSIEALKEAAKQSFNIAFLDISMPNIDGLELANTLLQMNPNIYIVFQTAYEEHAIQAFEIGGMDYLLKPISKESIQRSLNKAQKYINLTDNSKKLIAKRGNKIYLIDIDDIFYIKADLDEVIIKIKNADAYLRKKIGDMENLLKGKNFFRVHRSYIINIDKIKSMQSVEQSKLEISFEGIDDIVTSSKDGAKEFREYLEKKSL, from the coding sequence ATGAAAGTTTTGATTGTAGATGATGAAAAGTTAGCTTTAAGTAGATTAAAAAGACTTTTAAATGAAGAGAATATTTTAGATATATGTGAGTGTAACTCTTCCATTGAGGCCTTAAAAGAGGCAGCAAAGCAGAGTTTTAATATTGCATTTTTAGATATTTCTATGCCTAATATTGATGGCTTAGAGTTAGCAAACACACTTTTGCAAATGAATCCAAATATCTATATAGTTTTTCAAACAGCATATGAAGAACATGCAATTCAAGCCTTTGAAATAGGAGGGATGGACTATTTGCTAAAACCAATATCAAAAGAATCCATTCAAAGAAGTCTAAATAAGGCACAAAAATATATAAATTTAACAGACAATTCTAAAAAACTTATTGCAAAAAGAGGAAACAAAATCTATTTAATCGATATAGATGATATTTTTTATATAAAAGCAGATTTAGATGAGGTGATCATAAAAATTAAAAATGCAGATGCATATTTGAGAAAAAAGATTGGAGATATGGAAAATCTTTTAAAAGGCAAAAATTTTTTCAGAGTTCATCGCTCTTATATAATAAATATAGACAAAATAAAATCTATGCAAAGTGTAGAACAGTCAAAGTTAGAGATCTCTTTTGAAGGAATTGATGATATTGTAACAAGCTCAAAAGATGGAGCTAAAGAGTTTAGAGAGTATCTAGAAAAAAAAAGCTTATAA
- a CDS encoding tetratricopeptide repeat protein has product MYRFLFLLLLICSTLIKAEEISAFGAGDLDSKNPYGLSSAEKNILNNKKTLGNIDSKVKDVKLTIESLSERIDGLESIYEGDSQKLNKAIIKINEIIKNVEENSTLTQKNSGDIENLKTVSTQMLSMQEEFSKSLNSLKAAVSKVTDTVNSINKSYISEKEFKSNMDQFITRAEFEALKNSLGIKTNSKSTEKDNSNKILSGKDNAAILDEAIELFKKDYFTKAIPMFEHLVAQNYKPATSNFYLGEIWYYRDKYEDAISYFKTSAMLYDKASYMPKLLLHSAISFEKINDLTNAANFYSSLINIYPNSEEAKIAVKNQKKIK; this is encoded by the coding sequence ATGTATAGATTTCTATTTTTACTACTATTAATATGTAGCACCCTTATAAAAGCTGAAGAGATTTCAGCTTTTGGTGCTGGCGATTTAGATTCAAAAAATCCTTATGGATTAAGCTCTGCAGAAAAAAATATTTTGAATAACAAAAAAACTTTAGGGAATATTGACTCTAAAGTAAAAGATGTAAAGCTAACAATTGAATCACTTAGTGAGAGAATTGATGGATTAGAATCAATTTATGAAGGTGATTCACAAAAATTAAATAAAGCAATTATTAAAATTAATGAAATTATTAAAAATGTTGAAGAGAATTCAACATTAACTCAAAAAAATTCAGGTGATATAGAAAATTTAAAAACAGTTTCAACTCAAATGTTATCAATGCAAGAAGAGTTTTCAAAGAGTTTAAATAGTCTGAAAGCAGCAGTAAGCAAAGTTACAGATACAGTTAATTCAATAAATAAAAGTTATATTTCAGAAAAAGAGTTTAAAAGTAATATGGATCAGTTCATAACAAGAGCTGAATTTGAAGCATTAAAGAACTCTTTAGGAATAAAAACTAATAGCAAATCAACAGAAAAAGATAATAGTAATAAGATATTATCAGGAAAAGATAATGCAGCCATTTTAGATGAAGCAATAGAGTTATTTAAGAAGGATTATTTTACAAAAGCGATACCAATGTTTGAACATTTAGTTGCTCAAAACTATAAACCTGCAACAAGTAACTTCTATTTGGGAGAGATTTGGTATTATAGAGATAAATATGAAGATGCAATTTCATATTTTAAAACCTCTGCAATGTTATATGATAAAGCATCATATATGCCAAAGCTTCTATTGCATAGCGCAATATCTTTTGAGAAGATAAATGATTTAAC
- a CDS encoding TIGR01777 family oxidoreductase: protein MKTVSITGSNGFVGTNLKHFFESLGFKVVGIKREELKDINKLSKIIEDSEIVINLAGANIINRWSESYKKLLYSSRIDTTKALVDAMNTAKQKPKLFISTSAVGIYDNSKCHTEDDAIYAEDFLANVCKDWEYEALEAKKLGIRTAIFRFGIVLGQGGGALEKMLLPFKLGVGGTIGDGSQYFSYIHIEDLVNAYKFLYENEQLDGVFNLCAPNGTTNKGLTKALGKALNRPTIFPVPQFVLNLIFSEGAKVLTDGQCAVPKRLVDSGFKFQFSSIETTIKDIVE, encoded by the coding sequence ATGAAAACAGTTTCAATAACAGGTTCAAATGGTTTTGTAGGAACAAACTTAAAACATTTTTTTGAATCTTTAGGTTTTAAAGTAGTAGGTATTAAAAGAGAAGAGTTAAAAGATATAAATAAACTCTCAAAAATTATTGAAGATTCAGAAATTGTTATCAATCTTGCAGGAGCAAATATTATTAATAGATGGAGTGAAAGTTATAAAAAGCTTCTTTATAGTAGTAGAATTGATACAACAAAAGCTTTAGTTGATGCAATGAATACAGCAAAACAAAAACCAAAACTCTTTATTTCAACTTCTGCTGTTGGTATATATGATAATAGTAAATGCCATACTGAGGATGATGCCATCTATGCAGAGGATTTTTTAGCTAATGTTTGTAAAGATTGGGAATATGAAGCACTTGAAGCGAAAAAACTAGGGATTAGAACTGCTATCTTTAGATTTGGAATAGTTTTAGGTCAAGGAGGTGGAGCTTTGGAAAAAATGCTTCTACCTTTTAAACTAGGAGTTGGAGGAACAATAGGAGATGGAAGCCAATATTTCTCATATATACATATAGAAGATTTGGTAAATGCTTACAAATTTTTATATGAAAATGAGCAATTAGATGGGGTATTTAATCTTTGTGCACCAAACGGTACAACAAATAAAGGATTAACAAAAGCTTTAGGAAAAGCCTTAAATAGACCAACTATTTTCCCTGTCCCACAATTTGTATTAAATCTTATTTTTAGTGAAGGAGCAAAGGTGTTAACAGATGGACAGTGTGCCGTGCCAAAAAGATTAGTTGATAGTGGATTTAAATTTCAGTTTAGCTCAATAGAAACCACAATTAAAGATATAGTAGAGTAG
- a CDS encoding biopolymer transporter ExbD, whose amino-acid sequence MYDYNQKPDLNITPLVDIMLVLLAILMVTAPVIEFEEPINLPKGSATQQIQEVKKIDILVTKDRKVLINKKKYELDNFADSFILFAKNQDRKTPIHIRAEKSLIYDDIMQVLKSVKEAGFFKVALITDG is encoded by the coding sequence GTGTACGATTACAATCAAAAGCCTGATTTAAACATTACTCCATTAGTAGATATTATGCTAGTGCTTTTGGCTATTTTAATGGTTACTGCGCCAGTAATTGAATTTGAAGAACCTATAAACCTTCCAAAAGGTAGTGCAACACAACAAATACAAGAAGTTAAAAAAATTGATATTTTAGTTACAAAAGATAGAAAAGTTTTAATTAATAAAAAAAAGTATGAATTAGATAACTTTGCTGATAGTTTTATTCTTTTTGCTAAAAATCAAGATAGAAAAACACCAATTCATATTAGAGCCGAAAAGTCTCTTATATACGATGATATTATGCAAGTTTTAAAATCAGTAAAAGAGGCTGGTTTTTTCAAAGTTGCTTTAATAACTGATGGGTGA
- a CDS encoding TonB C-terminal domain-containing protein, with translation MQQKNYFYISGVISTTVYILICLSFLLYINAPKPKKYDSNKTTVLELELISTKADEKKSAEKSTSKEEEIVKKSTSASTKKSADFKSLFANVKTNAQNVVEEEVNAAKESLDPTRFKSKFQKQKKSDNVSVSKLLDDVKTTTNMPQTNSTTNGKEHEYFSKIKEILWKRWSPRLLDEGLEVKVLVMITNDGIFDYRIMQYSNNQRFDESLKEFLETQKNEQFPTHNINSKVDIIINFKSEG, from the coding sequence ATGCAACAAAAAAATTATTTTTATATTTCAGGGGTTATCTCAACTACTGTTTATATTTTGATTTGTCTCTCTTTTTTATTATATATAAATGCACCAAAACCAAAGAAGTATGATTCAAATAAGACTACTGTTTTAGAATTAGAATTAATCTCAACAAAAGCAGATGAGAAAAAGAGTGCAGAAAAATCTACATCAAAAGAGGAAGAGATTGTAAAAAAATCAACATCTGCGTCTACAAAAAAGAGTGCAGATTTTAAATCACTATTTGCCAATGTAAAAACTAATGCACAAAATGTTGTTGAAGAAGAGGTTAACGCAGCAAAAGAATCTCTTGATCCAACCAGATTTAAATCTAAGTTTCAAAAGCAGAAAAAGAGTGATAATGTCTCTGTTTCTAAACTTTTAGATGATGTAAAAACAACTACAAATATGCCTCAAACAAACTCAACTACAAATGGAAAAGAGCATGAATATTTTTCAAAGATAAAAGAGATTTTGTGGAAAAGATGGAGCCCACGGCTTTTAGATGAAGGCTTAGAGGTAAAAGTTCTTGTAATGATTACAAATGATGGGATTTTTGATTATAGAATTATGCAGTACTCAAATAACCAAAGATTTGATGAATCATTAAAAGAGTTTTTGGAGACTCAGAAAAATGAGCAGTTTCCTACACATAATATTAACTCAAAAGTTGATATTATTATAAACTTTAAATCTGAAGGATAA
- a CDS encoding OmpA family protein: MKKLSIYSFLIAAVLFTGCSQKEVEVSNESANSESALNNVDNSNVQNEVVNDEMVESTANGFYYTINGQKVLVENIYFGFDKYNLTDDMKAVAKSNAAKLSGIQAGTTIKIEGNCDEWGTDEYNYALGLKRAKVVKDALVMDGIADSSISVVSFGESNPVCSDKTKDCWQKNRRSEHKLVK; encoded by the coding sequence ATGAAGAAGTTAAGCATTTATTCATTTTTAATTGCAGCTGTTCTTTTTACAGGTTGTAGTCAAAAAGAAGTTGAAGTATCAAATGAGTCAGCAAATTCTGAGTCAGCATTAAATAATGTTGATAACTCAAATGTTCAAAATGAAGTAGTTAATGATGAAATGGTAGAAAGTACTGCAAATGGTTTCTACTACACAATTAATGGTCAAAAAGTTCTTGTTGAAAATATCTATTTTGGATTTGACAAATATAATTTGACTGATGATATGAAAGCAGTTGCAAAATCAAATGCAGCAAAATTATCTGGTATTCAAGCAGGAACTACTATTAAAATCGAAGGGAACTGCGATGAGTGGGGTACTGATGAATATAACTATGCATTAGGTTTAAAAAGAGCAAAAGTTGTTAAAGATGCTTTAGTGATGGATGGTATTGCTGACTCTTCAATCTCTGTTGTAAGTTTTGGAGAATCAAATCCTGTTTGTAGTGACAAAACTAAAGATTGTTGGCAAAAAAACAGAAGATCAGAGCACAAATTAGTTAAATAA
- a CDS encoding cryptochrome/photolyase family protein, which translates to MRQILWFRRDLRVEDSALLENAKDEVLPIFIFDKNILGKLPKDDKRVTFIYKSVLSLKSKLKNLGLDLAIFYGEPKEIFSKLKKLEIDEILCSIDFDSYAKKRDKEIEELLPLRRFIDSFILNPQEHLKSDGTPYKVFTPFYKSLNTITQADSIALRKRNKTITLVDFDYKNFPTLEGLGFEESILPESLYKEPLELLSLFSLKLENYQENRDYFHKDATSKLSVHLRFGLISPSMVFNYIKRFSNSEFFIRELFWREFYNYILFHFPNSQAENFNGLDIKWNENEENFIKWCEGYTGVPIIDAAMKHLNETGTMHNRLRMIVASFLTKNLFIDWKKGEEYFALKLLDYEASSNIGSWQWGASTGADAAPYFRVFNPYSQSKKFDEKGIFIKSVLKELKDIETKLFHIENGVQSNLFVNYPKAIVDINFSRKRAIEKFKEAKK; encoded by the coding sequence ATGAGACAAATATTGTGGTTTAGAAGGGATTTGAGAGTTGAAGATTCTGCTCTTTTAGAGAATGCAAAAGATGAAGTTTTGCCTATATTTATCTTTGATAAAAATATCTTAGGAAAGTTGCCAAAAGATGATAAAAGAGTAACATTTATCTATAAATCAGTTTTATCTTTAAAGTCTAAACTTAAAAATCTAGGTTTAGATTTGGCAATCTTTTATGGAGAGCCAAAAGAGATTTTTTCTAAACTAAAAAAACTTGAAATAGATGAGATTTTATGTTCAATAGATTTTGATTCTTATGCAAAAAAAAGAGATAAAGAGATAGAAGAACTTTTACCTCTTAGAAGATTTATTGACTCTTTTATTTTAAACCCACAAGAGCACTTAAAAAGTGATGGTACACCGTATAAAGTCTTTACCCCTTTTTATAAAAGCCTAAATACGATTACACAAGCTGACTCTATTGCTTTAAGAAAAAGAAATAAAACTATCACTTTAGTAGATTTTGATTATAAAAACTTTCCTACTTTAGAGGGATTAGGCTTTGAAGAGTCAATATTGCCAGAATCTCTTTATAAAGAGCCTTTAGAGCTTCTATCTTTGTTTTCTTTAAAGTTAGAAAATTATCAAGAAAATAGAGACTATTTCCATAAAGATGCAACTTCTAAACTTTCAGTACATTTAAGATTTGGCCTTATCTCTCCTTCAATGGTTTTTAACTATATAAAAAGATTTTCAAATAGTGAGTTTTTTATAAGAGAACTTTTTTGGAGAGAGTTTTATAACTATATTCTTTTTCATTTTCCAAATTCTCAAGCAGAAAATTTTAATGGTTTAGATATAAAATGGAATGAAAATGAAGAGAATTTTATAAAGTGGTGTGAGGGATATACAGGAGTTCCAATCATAGACGCAGCTATGAAACACTTAAATGAGACGGGAACTATGCATAATAGATTAAGAATGATAGTTGCCTCTTTTTTAACAAAAAATCTTTTTATTGATTGGAAAAAAGGTGAAGAGTATTTTGCCTTGAAACTTTTAGATTATGAGGCAAGTTCTAATATTGGCTCGTGGCAATGGGGTGCAAGTACGGGTGCAGATGCAGCACCATATTTTAGAGTTTTTAATCCCTATTCACAATCAAAAAAATTTGATGAAAAAGGTATTTTCATTAAATCAGTTTTAAAAGAGTTAAAGGATATTGAGACTAAACTTTTTCATATTGAAAATGGGGTTCAGTCAAATCTTTTTGTTAATTATCCAAAGGCTATTGTTGATATCAATTTTTCAAGAAAAAGAGCCATTGAGAAGTTTAAAGAGGCAAAAAAATGA
- a CDS encoding sensor histidine kinase, with amino-acid sequence MDRIKLKISSKDWIYIVIIGAFFGFLLSLFFYFLNIEFKNFSTIIFTVFCSILISLFAFVLITLSNDYILPKIEERFWYFISFIFSFLSGFLGFSFSYFIFLNSGFNIIEYISSFWITISIIVGFLTFLIGLILHQFIFMKHKNEVIKSETLESKIKALENELNPHFLFNALNSISELIYIDKQKAEKATLDLSQFLRNAINKESLVSIKTELEMVKTYLEIENIRFDNNIILSIESEQNTQERLIPKFSIQLLVENAIKHGYVADKLYIYIKIFEEKIIVSNSGKVTKNISFGTGLNNLKKRLVLLKIGELDYKVEKDMMNFIIVLKGSR; translated from the coding sequence ATGGATAGAATAAAACTAAAAATCTCTTCTAAAGATTGGATTTATATAGTCATTATTGGGGCTTTTTTTGGATTTTTGTTATCACTTTTTTTCTATTTCTTAAATATTGAGTTTAAAAACTTTTCAACTATTATTTTTACTGTATTTTGCTCTATTCTTATCTCTTTGTTTGCTTTTGTTTTAATAACTTTGTCAAATGATTATATCTTGCCAAAAATAGAAGAGAGGTTTTGGTATTTTATAAGCTTTATCTTCTCTTTCCTATCGGGTTTTTTAGGCTTTAGTTTCAGCTACTTTATATTTTTAAATAGTGGTTTTAATATAATAGAGTATATCTCATCTTTTTGGATTACCATTAGTATTATTGTTGGATTCTTAACTTTTCTTATTGGTTTGATTCTTCATCAATTTATCTTTATGAAACATAAGAATGAGGTCATAAAAAGTGAAACTTTAGAAAGTAAAATAAAAGCTTTAGAGAATGAGTTAAATCCACATTTTCTTTTTAATGCCTTAAACTCAATCTCTGAATTGATCTATATAGATAAACAAAAAGCTGAAAAAGCAACGTTAGATCTTTCACAGTTTCTAAGAAATGCAATAAATAAAGAGAGTTTAGTATCTATTAAAACTGAGTTAGAGATGGTTAAAACCTATTTAGAAATAGAGAATATTAGATTTGATAATAATATTATTTTGAGCATTGAATCAGAGCAAAATACCCAAGAAAGACTTATCCCAAAGTTTTCCATACAATTACTTGTGGAAAATGCAATAAAACATGGTTATGTTGCAGATAAACTTTATATTTATATAAAAATATTTGAAGAGAAAATTATAGTTTCAAATAGTGGCAAAGTAACTAAAAATATAAGTTTTGGAACTGGACTTAATAATCTGAAAAAAAGACTTGTTCTACTTAAAATTGGAGAATTGGATTATAAAGTAGAAAAAGATATGATGAATTTTATTATTGTTTTAAAAGGTAGTAGATGA
- a CDS encoding YbgA family protein, giving the protein MKLGVSSCLLGSMCRYDGGHSREKFIVDELGKYFEFSPFCPEKLIFPTPREAIRLVRVDESIKIKTSNTNKDVTSLVENISKDLVSKIENDELCGFILKSKSPTCGMERVKIYPDKKNGQSENVGIGVFANELKNRFPYLPIEEEGRLNDPWLRENFLMQVFAYEAIFKFLEKSPTLGELVEFHTSYKYLIYSKSYNYYKALGNIVANRDKKSLKEVLQEYKRLFLEAISKKGTIKNTHNVLLHIYGYFKKVISKDEKEEILESIEDFKKEIIPLIAVIKIIKLYTKKFDIKYLKTQVFLNPYPKELALRSKVEAYK; this is encoded by the coding sequence ATGAAACTAGGAGTATCATCTTGTCTTCTTGGCTCTATGTGCCGATATGATGGAGGACATTCAAGAGAAAAATTTATTGTTGATGAGCTTGGAAAATATTTTGAATTTAGTCCTTTTTGTCCAGAAAAACTAATCTTCCCAACTCCAAGGGAAGCAATAAGATTAGTTCGTGTAGATGAGAGTATTAAAATAAAAACTTCAAATACAAATAAAGATGTTACTTCTTTGGTTGAAAATATCTCTAAAGATTTAGTCTCAAAAATTGAAAATGATGAACTTTGTGGTTTTATCTTAAAATCAAAATCTCCAACTTGTGGTATGGAAAGGGTAAAAATCTATCCAGATAAGAAAAATGGTCAAAGTGAAAATGTAGGTATTGGAGTTTTTGCAAACGAGTTAAAAAATAGATTCCCTTATCTTCCAATAGAAGAGGAGGGTAGGTTAAATGACCCATGGCTTAGGGAAAATTTTTTAATGCAAGTTTTTGCATACGAAGCTATTTTTAAATTTTTAGAAAAGAGTCCAACACTTGGAGAGTTAGTAGAGTTTCATACTTCATATAAATATTTAATCTATTCAAAATCATACAACTATTATAAAGCCTTAGGAAATATTGTAGCTAATAGAGATAAAAAGAGTTTAAAAGAGGTTTTACAAGAGTATAAAAGATTATTTTTAGAGGCTATTTCTAAAAAAGGAACAATAAAAAATACACACAATGTTCTACTACATATCTATGGTTATTTTAAAAAAGTAATTTCAAAAGATGAAAAAGAGGAGATATTAGAGAGTATTGAGGATTTTAAAAAAGAGATTATCCCTTTAATTGCTGTTATAAAAATTATAAAGCTCTATACAAAAAAGTTTGATATTAAATATCTAAAAACACAAGTATTTTTAAATCCATATCCAAAAGAGTTAGCTCTTAGATCAAAAGTGGAAGCTTACAAATGA
- the tolB gene encoding Tol-Pal system protein TolB: MLKKVLFLMISFSLFVFAADAELDIIKKSVNLPKIEISVSSGAAKMPLTQKVKQLVENDLKVSGHFDVIDTTEVVDFNSTPNMLALSNRGTDLFLNIDSSISGFGGYSVLIKLYDINLKKLVFYKTLTTAKEERYPFLAHRTAIAVNQHLNAPSIDWMDKFVIFSQYKSAKKADIIIADYTLTFQQEVIKGGLNIFPKWADRKKGDFYYTTYDRGVPTLVKTNLYTRKRETIMKSEGMVVASDVNSDGTKLLVTASPESQPDIYMYDTRTRNKIKLTNYKGIDVGAHFVENDTKIVFVSDRLGYPNIFSKKIKDRGVERLVYHGRNNSSATTYKDYVVYTSRDKDNEFGGFAFNLYLMSTKSDYLKRLTSNGSNQFPKFSEDGESIIFIKNVNGRSSVGIIRLNYDKSFLFPLKNGKIQSIDW, encoded by the coding sequence ATGCTAAAAAAAGTTCTATTTTTAATGATTTCGTTTTCATTGTTTGTTTTCGCAGCTGATGCAGAACTTGATATTATTAAAAAGAGCGTTAATCTACCAAAAATTGAGATTTCTGTCTCATCTGGTGCAGCAAAGATGCCTTTGACTCAAAAGGTAAAACAGTTAGTTGAAAATGATTTAAAGGTAAGTGGGCATTTTGATGTAATTGATACAACAGAAGTTGTTGATTTTAATTCAACTCCAAATATGTTGGCTCTCTCAAACAGAGGTACTGACTTATTTTTAAATATAGATTCTTCAATAAGTGGTTTTGGAGGTTACTCAGTTTTAATTAAACTTTATGATATCAATTTAAAAAAATTGGTATTTTATAAAACTTTAACAACTGCAAAAGAGGAGAGATACCCTTTCTTGGCTCACAGAACAGCGATTGCAGTTAACCAACATTTGAATGCACCATCAATTGACTGGATGGACAAATTTGTAATTTTTTCTCAATATAAATCTGCTAAAAAAGCTGACATTATAATTGCAGACTATACCCTTACTTTCCAACAAGAGGTAATCAAAGGTGGGTTAAATATTTTCCCTAAATGGGCTGATAGAAAAAAAGGTGATTTTTATTACACTACTTATGACAGAGGTGTACCAACACTTGTAAAAACAAATCTTTATACAAGAAAAAGAGAGACTATTATGAAAAGTGAGGGAATGGTAGTTGCTTCTGATGTTAACAGTGACGGAACAAAACTACTTGTAACTGCTTCTCCTGAGTCTCAACCAGATATTTATATGTATGATACAAGAACAAGAAATAAAATAAAACTAACAAATTACAAAGGTATTGATGTTGGTGCTCATTTTGTTGAGAATGACACAAAAATCGTTTTTGTATCAGATAGACTTGGATATCCAAATATCTTCTCTAAGAAGATAAAAGACAGAGGAGTTGAGCGATTGGTTTATCATGGAAGAAATAACTCTTCTGCAACTACATATAAAGATTATGTAGTATATACAAGTAGAGATAAAGATAATGAATTTGGTGGTTTTGCATTCAATTTATATCTAATGTCTACAAAGAGTGATTATCTGAAAAGACTTACTTCAAATGGAAGCAATCAATTTCCAAAATTCTCTGAAGATGGAGAGTCTATTATTTTTATAAAAAATGTAAATGGAAGAAGTTCTGTTGGAATAATTAGACTAAACTATGATAAATCTTTTCTATTCCCTTTAAAAAATGGAAAAATTCAATCAATAGATTGGTAA
- a CDS encoding phytoene desaturase family protein: MKLHDLAIVGSGMGGSMLASLNKEKDVVLFEKDKNLGGCASTFKRFGSYYNAGATTFVGYEDKHIVKEIFDKALYIPDILESSVAIRVLQKDKIIDRVRDFEHFLEQINRAFPNKNNREFWQKIKELDERFWSLKKLYYAKYSLGSYIKSLNSFMVLLYKFKIDIFKSAKSFIKEVLGEISKEYKEFIDAQLLITLQTTSKDISVLSLALGLAYPFHKVFYVNGGMGSLFENLLKDINLKRKEQILKIIKEEDSYRVISDKDEYLSKNIVLNSSIYNCSELFDNKKIRNYYQDFHFSNQSAFVINFNLNCNEEFFHHYQIILDKEIPNSISKSFFISISDKNDKKMSNKGLSVTISTHSKASFWENINTQEYEKQKNITQEFIINAFLEHFETIKKEDIINISSATAKTFKRYINRSNCGGRPITLSNILQIPSCKTPFKGLYNIGDTVFAGQGWPGVAIGVKILNEEING; the protein is encoded by the coding sequence ATGAAACTCCATGATTTAGCAATTGTTGGCTCAGGCATGGGTGGAAGTATGCTTGCCTCTTTAAACAAAGAAAAAGATGTAGTTCTTTTTGAAAAAGATAAAAATCTTGGAGGTTGTGCAAGTACCTTTAAAAGATTTGGTTCATATTACAATGCAGGAGCCACAACCTTTGTAGGTTATGAAGATAAACATATTGTAAAAGAGATTTTTGACAAAGCTTTATATATACCTGATATTTTAGAAAGCTCTGTTGCAATAAGAGTTTTGCAAAAAGATAAAATCATTGATAGAGTAAGAGATTTTGAGCACTTTTTAGAGCAGATAAATAGAGCTTTCCCCAATAAAAACAATAGAGAATTTTGGCAAAAGATAAAAGAGCTTGATGAGAGGTTTTGGAGTTTGAAAAAGCTCTATTATGCAAAATACTCTTTAGGCTCATATATAAAGAGTCTAAACTCTTTTATGGTTCTTCTTTACAAATTTAAAATTGATATTTTCAAAAGTGCTAAAAGCTTTATAAAAGAGGTTTTAGGTGAGATTTCAAAGGAGTACAAGGAGTTTATAGATGCCCAACTTTTAATAACTTTGCAAACAACATCAAAAGATATCTCTGTTTTATCTCTAGCTTTAGGTTTAGCTTATCCTTTCCATAAAGTCTTTTATGTAAATGGAGGGATGGGAAGTTTGTTTGAAAATCTTTTAAAAGATATAAACTTAAAAAGAAAAGAACAGATTTTAAAAATTATAAAAGAAGAGGATAGTTATAGAGTGATTTCAGACAAAGATGAATATCTATCAAAAAATATTGTTTTAAACTCTTCTATTTACAATTGTTCTGAGCTTTTTGATAATAAAAAGATTAGAAACTACTATCAAGATTTTCATTTTAGCAATCAAAGTGCTTTTGTAATAAATTTTAATCTAAATTGCAATGAAGAGTTTTTCCATCACTATCAAATTATTTTAGATAAAGAGATACCAAACTCTATTTCAAAATCATTTTTTATCTCAATAAGCGATAAAAATGATAAGAAGATGTCAAATAAAGGTTTAAGTGTTACAATCTCAACTCATAGTAAAGCAAGTTTTTGGGAAAATATAAATACTCAAGAGTATGAAAAACAGAAAAATATTACCCAAGAGTTTATAATTAATGCTTTTTTAGAGCATTTTGAAACAATAAAAAAAGAGGATATAATTAATATTTCAAGTGCAACAGCAAAAACCTTTAAAAGATATATAAATAGAAGCAATTGTGGTGGAAGACCAATAACACTTAGTAATATTTTACAAATCCCTTCATGCAAAACTCCATTTAAGGGGTTATATAATATAGGTGATACTGTGTTTGCTGGACAAGGTTGGCCTGGAGTTGCAATTGGGGTAAAAATTTTAAATGAGGAAATAAATGGATAG
- a CDS encoding SRPBCC family protein yields the protein MMKTFEKTTMIRCSVEELFDFHLDIENLKKITPSNIKVEILNEKFEAKEGEILKIRSSKFFVSTNWEVEIKKIQKPNILIDKALKSPFKFWEHTHTFAKKGNQCELKDIIKYELPFGFLNPILEFFFEKELLSIFSYRHKKTKELITNSLKIVTFEE from the coding sequence ATGATGAAAACATTTGAAAAAACAACAATGATTAGATGTAGTGTAGAAGAGTTATTTGATTTTCATTTAGATATAGAGAATCTGAAGAAAATAACTCCTTCAAATATAAAAGTTGAAATATTAAATGAGAAATTTGAAGCAAAAGAGGGCGAAATATTAAAAATACGAAGCTCTAAATTTTTTGTTTCAACAAATTGGGAAGTTGAAATAAAAAAGATTCAAAAACCAAATATTCTTATAGATAAGGCACTTAAATCTCCATTTAAGTTTTGGGAACATACTCACACCTTTGCAAAAAAAGGGAATCAGTGCGAGTTGAAAGATATAATAAAATATGAGTTACCTTTTGGATTTTTAAATCCAATTTTAGAATTTTTCTTTGAAAAAGAGTTATTATCAATTTTCTCTTATAGACATAAGAAAACAAAAGAATTAATAACAAATAGCCTTAAAATTGTAACTTTTGAAGAATAA